In one bacterium genomic region, the following are encoded:
- a CDS encoding type II toxin-antitoxin system VapB family antitoxin: protein MGMAIKMTSIRLDTRLADKAAKALGVKSRTEAVHIALREIVALNEFKKLMSEHGGKLRFEGHGE from the coding sequence ATGGGAATGGCGATCAAGATGACCTCGATCCGGCTGGACACCCGTCTTGCGGACAAGGCCGCGAAGGCTCTCGGCGTGAAGAGCCGCACGGAGGCCGTGCACATCGCATTGCGGGAAATCGTCGCCTTGAATGAATTCAAGAAGTTGATGTCAGAGCACGGGGGGAAGCTCCGGTTCGAAGGCCATGGGGAATAG
- a CDS encoding RlmE family RNA methyltransferase produces the protein MVGMYDRKDAYYRQAKKEGYRSRAAYKLAQIAAKEKAVRPGDRVIDAGAAPGGWSQVLLGMVGGKGKIAAVDLLPMGTLPGKNFRFWQRDLTDPALPAELLAFLGGKADAVVSDAAPNTTGSSFTDQARSANLVRAVFGLARVTLRDGGTFLAKIFGGAEADAVFRELKPYFTELRRLRPEATRKGSFELYLLGKGFRAE, from the coding sequence ATGGTGGGGATGTACGACCGGAAAGACGCGTATTACCGCCAGGCGAAAAAAGAGGGGTACCGCTCCCGGGCGGCGTACAAGCTTGCCCAGATCGCCGCGAAGGAGAAGGCGGTCCGCCCCGGGGACCGTGTGATCGACGCGGGAGCCGCGCCGGGCGGATGGAGCCAGGTCCTTCTCGGCATGGTGGGCGGCAAGGGGAAAATCGCCGCCGTCGACCTCCTTCCGATGGGGACGCTGCCCGGGAAGAACTTCCGCTTCTGGCAACGGGACCTGACCGACCCCGCCCTGCCGGCCGAGCTCCTCGCCTTCCTCGGCGGGAAGGCCGACGCGGTCGTCTCGGACGCCGCCCCCAATACGACCGGATCCTCCTTCACCGACCAGGCGCGCTCCGCGAATCTCGTCCGGGCCGTCTTCGGCCTGGCCAGGGTGACGCTGCGCGACGGCGGGACCTTCCTCGCCAAGATCTTCGGCGGCGCGGAAGCCGACGCGGTCTTCCGGGAGCTCAAGCCGTACTTCACGGAGCTACGCCGCCTCCGCCCCGAGGCCACGCGGAAGGGGTCGTTCGAGCTCTATCTTCTGGGGAAAGGATTCCGCGCGGAATAA
- a CDS encoding polyprenyl synthetase family protein produces the protein MDYTGKSGNIVCNVPGRRANIDIDGVFRYLGRDLRNVERALVSSLASPVPLIPIVGKHITLSGGKRVRPAILLLTADACGYRGPRRTVMAVVTEYMHTATLLHDDVVDTGAVRRGKPSANVVFGNSVSVLVGDFLFARASQLMTDDGDIDVLGIYARTLVHLSEGEVLQLMRTRDSGITEKEHLNVVFCKTASLIAAAAETGAVLAGADPATRRAMFGFGKSVGIAFQLVDDILDFTGTEKSLGKRPLQDLREGKVTLPLLHALRVAGAADRERARRALAKKEPADRDVAFLAGLVARHDGIGYAATRAREYVRRGKRHLACLPDSPPRSALVALSDYVTSRTR, from the coding sequence GTGGATTACACGGGGAAATCCGGTAATATAGTGTGCAACGTGCCGGGGAGGAGAGCGAACATCGACATCGACGGCGTCTTCCGCTATCTGGGCCGGGACCTGCGCAACGTCGAGCGGGCGCTCGTCTCCAGCCTCGCCTCCCCCGTTCCGCTGATCCCCATCGTCGGAAAGCACATCACCCTGTCCGGCGGGAAGCGGGTCCGCCCGGCGATCCTCCTCCTGACCGCGGACGCCTGCGGCTACCGGGGCCCCCGGCGGACCGTGATGGCCGTGGTGACGGAGTACATGCACACGGCGACGCTCCTGCACGACGACGTGGTCGACACCGGCGCGGTTCGCCGCGGCAAGCCGTCGGCGAACGTCGTGTTCGGAAACTCCGTGAGCGTCCTCGTGGGCGACTTCCTCTTCGCCCGCGCTTCCCAGCTGATGACGGACGACGGGGACATCGACGTCCTCGGGATCTACGCGCGCACCCTCGTCCACCTTTCCGAGGGGGAGGTGCTCCAGTTGATGCGGACGCGCGATTCGGGGATCACGGAGAAGGAGCACCTGAACGTCGTCTTCTGCAAGACCGCCTCGCTCATCGCCGCGGCCGCCGAAACCGGGGCGGTGCTCGCCGGGGCCGACCCCGCGACGCGCAGGGCGATGTTCGGGTTCGGAAAGTCGGTCGGGATCGCGTTCCAGCTGGTCGACGACATCCTCGACTTCACCGGGACGGAGAAGTCGCTCGGAAAGCGCCCCCTGCAGGATCTTCGGGAGGGGAAGGTGACGCTCCCGCTCCTGCACGCGCTGCGCGTGGCGGGGGCCGCGGACCGCGAGCGGGCGCGGCGCGCCCTGGCGAAAAAGGAGCCCGCGGACCGCGACGTCGCCTTCCTCGCCGGCCTGGTGGCCCGCCACGACGGGATCGGGTACGCGGCCACCCGGGCGAGGGAGTACGTCCGGCGCGGGAAGCGGCACCTCGCCTGCCTGCCGGATTCGCCGCCCCGGTCCGCCCTGGTCGCCCTGTCCGACTACGTCACGTCCCGGACCCGCTGA
- a CDS encoding dehydratase, producing MGKRYWEDLVEGERFTCRPVAFDREGIVAFGKEYDPLPFHVEGDAARRSIFGDVIASALHTISACTRVVVDAHGEIAILSGLSIDEIRTFRPVRPGDVLTVEGRWNGLRRSRSRPDRGIAGVTCTVVNQKGETVMEYGYRYLVACRPTK from the coding sequence ATGGGCAAGAGGTACTGGGAGGATCTGGTCGAGGGGGAGCGGTTCACGTGCCGGCCCGTGGCGTTCGACCGGGAAGGGATCGTCGCGTTCGGAAAAGAGTACGACCCGTTGCCGTTCCACGTGGAAGGGGACGCGGCGCGTCGCTCGATCTTCGGCGACGTGATCGCGTCCGCCCTGCACACCATCTCGGCCTGCACGCGGGTCGTGGTCGACGCGCACGGGGAGATCGCGATCCTGTCAGGCCTCAGCATCGACGAGATCCGCACGTTCCGGCCGGTGCGCCCGGGCGACGTCTTGACGGTCGAGGGGCGTTGGAACGGCCTCCGGCGGTCGCGCAGCAGGCCGGACCGGGGGATCGCCGGCGTGACGTGCACGGTGGTCAACCAGAAAGGCGAGACCGTGATGGAGTACGGGTACCGCTACCTGGTCGCCTGCCGTCCAACGAAGTGA
- a CDS encoding type II toxin-antitoxin system VapC family toxin, which translates to MGNRILLFDTSVFVDHLRTGRHRERIASVSGRIRHSSVVLAELLRGAKKTAERDFVEALEKHSPVLTPSEKNWLESGRLLTRMSVKRGFPPEKLRDLHFDVLIALTASTHGATVVTSNRADFEMIRRYKRFDLEIW; encoded by the coding sequence ATGGGGAATAGGATCCTCCTGTTCGACACATCGGTCTTTGTCGACCATCTGCGGACCGGCCGGCACCGGGAACGGATCGCATCCGTCTCCGGGCGGATTCGACACTCCTCCGTGGTACTGGCGGAATTGTTGCGGGGTGCGAAAAAAACCGCCGAACGGGATTTCGTCGAAGCCCTTGAGAAACATTCCCCGGTCCTGACGCCTTCGGAAAAAAACTGGTTGGAATCGGGGCGCCTGCTGACCCGAATGTCAGTAAAGAGAGGATTTCCCCCCGAAAAGTTGCGGGACCTGCATTTCGACGTTCTGATCGCCCTGACCGCCTCGACGCACGGGGCGACCGTCGTTACGTCCAACCGGGCAGACTTCGAAATGATCCGACGCTACAAACGGTTCGATCTCGAAATCTGGTAA